CTGATGCCTGAGCGCGCGGTTCAGCAGCCCCAGTTCCGGGTTGAATATCCACGTCCAGAGCAGGAAGGTCGCCACACCCGCGGTGACCGACGGCACGTAGAACAGCGTGCGGAAGATGCGCATCCCCCGGAGTTTCTGGTTGAGCAGGAGGGCGGTTCCAAGCGCGCCGACCATTCCGAGCGGGATCGCCGCCGCCGCATAGTACAGCGTGTTCAGGAGCGACTTGCGTATCAGCGGGTCTTCCATCATCTTGGCATAGTTGCCGAACCCGACGAACTGGGCGGGCGTCAGGATGTCCCACTTGCAGAAGCTGATTGCGAGAGAGGCGATGACCGGCCCGGCGGCGAACACCAGGAACCCGATCATCCACGGTGATATGAACAGGAAGCCCTGAACGGCCTCCACACGCTGCAGCTTCGAAGTCCTCTCTCTCTTCGTCACCACACCTCACCACCTATCGCTGAGTTGACCTCTGCGGCGAACTTCCTGCACGCTCCTCCAACCGTGTCGTAGCCAAGCCACGCGGCCTCGAAGTTGGTCATCGCGCGGCTGAACTCGGTGAACTGCGGCGGGAACGGCGCCTGCCTGCCGTATTCGATCGCCTCGATGAACACGCGGTCGCTCGGCGGCGATATCGGCGACTTCAAGACCTCGTCCGACATTGCTACCTTCTTGTAAGCGGGAAAGGCGTTTCCCGCCTTGACGTTCAGGAGCGCTCCTTGCTTGTCCGAGAGGAACTTCAGGAACTGCCACGCCTCTTTGGGATGCTTCGTCGAACTGAGTATGCAGTTCCCGCCCCAGATGAACGTCGTGGAGCGGCCTGCGGGGCCCTTCGGCATGTGCGCCACGTCCCAGGGGAACTCAAGACCCTTGCTGAAGATCTTGTACGCGTAGCGGCTGTCGGCGATCATCGCAGCGCGCTGGGCCATGAACATCTCCTGGAAGCTCTGCCCGAGATTCTGGGTGGCGGTCGGCGCAACGTGCTCCTTCAGGCTCAGGTTGACGTAGAACTCCAGGCCGCCGATGGACTTCGGATCGTCCATCAGGCATTTCGTCATGTCCTCGGATAGTATGTCGCCGCCGTTCGCCCATACCCATGCGGGCCAGCGGTTGTAGGAGTTGATGTTCACGAACCCGAACTGGTCCGTCGCGCCGTCGCCGTCGGTGTCCCGCGTAAGTTTCTTCGCCGCCCAGAGGAACTTCTTCCAGTCCCAGGTCTTGTCCGGGTACGGGACCCCGGCCTCGTCGAAGAGCTTCTTGTTGTAGATGAGCGCGATGGTGGAAAAATCGCTCGGCAGGCCGAGGAGCTTGTCCTGGTAGCGCAGCCCGTCGAGCACCTGAGCGAAGTAGTCGTCCACGCGGAACGACGGGTCGCCGGCGATGACGGGATTGAGATCCATCAGGAGGCCCTTCGAGGCATAGAAAGGAA
Above is a genomic segment from Armatimonadota bacterium containing:
- a CDS encoding sugar ABC transporter substrate-binding protein → MKKALTYLVVLIIAVPLVRWVLQPKIRPEYDGKGRIIIEWYNYATPEFLELYDKYLIPEFERTHPKIKIRLNSSMGDTGYDAKLLTLVAGNIAPDIVHITQQNFPFYASKGLLMDLNPVIAGDPSFRVDDYFAQVLDGLRYQDKLLGLPSDFSTIALIYNKKLFDEAGVPYPDKTWDWKKFLWAAKKLTRDTDGDGATDQFGFVNINSYNRWPAWVWANGGDILSEDMTKCLMDDPKSIGGLEFYVNLSLKEHVAPTATQNLGQSFQEMFMAQRAAMIADSRYAYKIFSKGLEFPWDVAHMPKGPAGRSTTFIWGGNCILSSTKHPKEAWQFLKFLSDKQGALLNVKAGNAFPAYKKVAMSDEVLKSPISPPSDRVFIEAIEYGRQAPFPPQFTEFSRAMTNFEAAWLGYDTVGGACRKFAAEVNSAIGGEVW